Genomic segment of Erythrobacter sp. BLCC-B19:
CGCAACCTCACCTTCTTCATGCCGGTTCTGGTTGATCCGGGCGGCAACAACCAACTCAACCAGCCGATGGCGATCGATGCCAACACCCCGGCACTGATCATCCGCAACCTGACGCTGGCCGGGTCGGATGGTGACGGCTTCTCGCTGGTTCGCTTCCGCGTGGGATCGGCGACCGAGGGAATCATCCGGATCGAGGGCAACCTTGCCTTCGATGACACCATCGACAGCGATGTCCTCTCGCTGATTGCAGGCGGACGGATCGAGCTCGTCACGCCCGGCAGCATCCGCGTGACCAACAATGATGGTGGTCTGGGCGGTCAGATCGAACTGACGTCGGGCTATATCTGGGCGGCCGATGCTGCCACCATCGCCCAGCTGCAAACCAATCCCAACTTCGCCGGACGCGATGCGCTGCTTGCGGTCGCTGCGGCGGGGAGCGACGACCCGCTCGGCTATATCCGCGCCCGCGATGTCGACATTTTCATCAGCCGCGGGCTGCTGGTGCGCAACACCGGGACGGCCTCCGCGCAAGGCGGGATCCTGGTCGGCGATGCCGGACTGTCGATTGCCGGGTTCGACCCTGCCGTCAATCAGGGGGGCGGTGCAAACCAGCCCAAGGCCAACCCCGCCCCGCTCGATGTCTTCGCCTATGGCCGCAGGCTGACCGCTTCCGGTGACTTCATCGTCGGCGAAGCGTTCTTCCGCGAGGTCAATTTCAACCGCACGGGCAACGACCCGACGACCTACAGCTCCTCCAGCAAATTCAACGATTGCGACATCAACACGGGCGAATGTCCGCTGACCCCGCCGCCTCCGCCTCCGCCGCCTCCGCCGCCGCCGCCGCCGCCTCCGCCGCCGCCGCCACCGCCGCCGCCGCCACCGCCGCCGGAGCGGGAGCCGCCGGTTGCGATCAACAATCCGGAGGTGTTCGAAAAGCCGGTTGCCATTGGCGATTCGCGTCAGGGCGTGTCGGACGAGGACGAAGAGCGCTACGGCGTCGACTTCCCCGACCGTCCGGAAACGCCGCTGATCAGCGAAGACCCGCTGCTGGACGATCCGGTCACCAGCGGCAGCGATACCGCTGTCTATGGCACGGCTACGCCGCCTGCCCAGCCGGGCGCGCCGCAGGGAGGGAAGTGACATGAAGCATCCGCGTCTCTTTCCCGTCCGGCTCGCGGCCGGGGCTGCGGCGGCGCTGGCCGTGTTCGGCCTTGCCGCGCCCGGCCTTGCCGACAGTGCCGAAAACAGCGTCAGCCTGTCGTTGCGGGATACCTTCCCGATCGGTTCCAATGGCTTGTGCGAAGCGCAGATCCTGTCGCCCGAACCCGGCGCAGGGCTGTTCGACCGCCGCTATGCGGTGATCTGCCGCGATTCCGCCGCGCCGGTCGGCACCTTGTGGGTGGTCAAGCCCAAGGCGGGCGACAGCCCCGGCCCGGCGCGCTTTCTGGGGGAAGGCCACGGCTGCGGGAGCGATGCGGCGGCAAGGCAGGCCGCGCTTCCCGGCCTTGCTGCGGTCGAGCGCCTTACCTGCAAGCGTGACGGATCGATCCTTGCCACCGACCTGCTGATCGCAGGTCGCGCGGGCCGCACCTTTGCCGCATCCGGGCTCACCGCCTATTCCAAGGCGCTCGAACTCGGCCTCGCCTCGCTCGCCAGTGACGAGGTCGTGCCGGGCACGGTCGAGATCCCGCTGACCAGCACCACCGACGCCATCGCCTTCGCGCGCCAGCAGGCCGAAGCGATTGCGGGCGATCAGGCACTGTCGGAGGCCTATCGCCGTTCGAACGCGGGCAATTTTGCCGAGGCCTCGGAGTTCTTCGCAGCCTCGGCGGCGGCGCTCGCCGGGCCGGGCGCTGCCGAAGCGCAATTGAACGAGGCGTTGCAGCAGTCCAACCTCGGCAACTTCGCCGAAGGCCGCCGCCTGTTCGCCCTGACGCGCCCCGCAGCGGCGAGCAGCCCGTTGCTCGCGCGGCTCCAGCGCAATTACGAGGGCATGGACGCGCTCAACCAGCGCCAGCCCGCCCGTGCGCTGGCCATCCTCGACACCCCGCCCGCGGTCGAATTTGCCGACAACGACCTCGCCCGGTCGCTGACGATCGGCCCTGCACTGGCCGGGCAGCTGGCAAGCGAGAGCGGGCGCATCACCAGCGAATATTCACTCAGCCTCACCCCGCTGGAACGCGCGCGGCTGCTCGATGGACAGCACGCCTATCTCAAGGCAACCGCGCTGCGCCAGCTTGGGCGCACTGACGAGGCGACCGGCTTCCTGCGCGCAGCGAACGCGGCTTTCGGCGAAGTGCGCGGCGGTCGGGTTGTCTCGGTCGCGTGGCTGCGCGCGCAGGTGCTTGGCGAACTGGCCGAAGTGGCTGAGCGCGAAGGCCGGCCCGCCGAGGCCGAGGGGCTGCATCGGTCCGCGATCACATTGCTTCAGGCGACCTATCCCGGCACGCCGGTTCTTGGCAGCGCCAAAGCGCAGCTTGCAGGGTTTTACGCACGCGCTGGACGGCGCGATGACGCGCTTGGGCTCTATCGCGGGATCATCGGCGATGCCGAAGGCCGGGCGCTGCCTTCGCTGCGCGGGGTGATGACGCCCTATTTCGCTCTGCTGACCGAGGGCGGTGCAGCCGGAAGCGATGCCGCCGCCGATCTGTTCGCCGCCAGCCAGCTGCTCCAGCGTCCCGGCCTTGCCCAGACCCAGGCAGCGCTCGCCCGCGAGCTGTCCGAAGGCACCGACGAGGCCGCCCAGCTGTTCCGCACCGCGACCAATCTCGGCCGCGGGATCGAGCAGTTGCGGATCGCGCTGCTCGAGCTGGAGAGCCTCCCCGAGGCCGAGACCCGGCAGGCCACCCAGATCGCCGAGCGCCGCACCCGGCTTGAGCAGTTGCAGGCCCAGCAATCCGAGGTGCTGACGCGCCTTGCCGCCTATCCGCGCTATCGTGCGGTGAGCGGGGCGGGGATCGCGCTGTCCGATCTTCAGGCCATTCTCACCGAGGGCGAAGCCTATGTGAAACTGGTGACGCTCGAGCGGGAGGCCTATGTCGTCTATGCCACCCGCGACAGCGCGCGGGTGTGGCGCACCGATGCCAGCCCCAAGCAGATCGAAAGCATGGTCAACCAGATCCGCGACAGCATCGCGGTGGTCGAAGGCGGGCAGGTGCTGACCTATCCCTTCGACATTGCCGCCGCGCGCCAGCTTTATGTCAAGCTGTTCGCGCCGGTGGCCGATGATCTGCCCAAGGCGCGGCACGTGGTGTTCGAGCCCGATGGCGCGATGCTCAAGCTGCCGATCAACCTGCTCGTCACCGACGATGCCAGCGTCGCGGCCTATGAGGCGCGGATGAAGGTCAAGGACGCGGACGAGTACGATTTCCGCGGCACCAAATGGCTCGGGCGGCAGACGCAGGTGAGCACCGCAGTGGCGGCCGCCGCCTTCCGCGATGTTCGCGCCAGCCGTCCGTCCGATGGCAAGCGCGCCTATCTCGGCCTCGGCGAAAACGCACCGATCGGCAATGCGACGCCCGGCGCCGCGCGCACCCGTGCGGCGCTGGAGGCGGGCGAGAAGTGTCTGTGGTCGCCCAATATCTGGGCGCGGCCGGTCAAGGCGACCGAACTGCGCGAGGCAGCGGCGCGCTTTTCCTCAGGGACACAGGTGCTGACGGGCGCGGCTTTCACCGACACGGCCATTCAGGCGCTGCCCGACCTGTCCGAGTTCCGCATCCTGCACTTTGCCACCCACGGCCTTGTGACCGCGCCCCAGCCCGAATGTCCGCCGCGCCCTGCGCTGCTGACCAGCTTCGATGCCAGCGCGGGCTCTGACGGCCTTTTGAGCTTCGGTGAAATCTTCGACCTCAGGATCGATGCCGATCTCGTGATCCTCTCGGCCTGCGACACGGCGGGCACCGCCACCGTGGGCGCGACCCGCGAGGCGGGGGTGACGAGCGGGGGCGAGTTTGCGCTCGACGGGCTGGTGCGCGCCTTTGTCGGCGCAGGCGGGCGCACCGTGCTGGCGAGCCATTGGCCCGTGCCGGATGATTTCGACGCGACCGGGCGGCTGGTTTCGGGCCTGTTTGCAGAGGACGGGCGCAGCACCGCCGAGGCGCTGCGGGCTTCGCAGGAAGCGCTGATGGACAGCGCGGAAACATCGCACCCGTTCTACTGGTCGGCCTTCGCCGTGGTGGGCGATGGCGCTGCCAAACTGGCGCGCTGAGGCGGCGTTGCCCTTGCGATGAACGACACGTCCGCCAGCTTTGCCGCGCGCTTTGGCTGGCTGACGCGCGGCTGGCACAATGTGCGCGAGGCGGGCACCGTCCAGCTGGCGCTGACGGTCATGCTGCTTGGCGTGGCGCTGCTGATCGCGCGTTACAGCTGGGTGCTGCCCGATGGCACAGAGCCCACCCCGCTCACCAGCGAGGCCGAGCGGGCGCTCTATGACCTGCGCGCCTATTACGCGGCCGACCTGGTCGAGGAAGACAAGCGCGTGGTGCTGGTGGTCTATACCGACCAGACGCTGATTGCGGCGCGCAAGCGCTCGCCCCTCGATCGCGGCCTGCTGGCCAAGACCCTGCGCACGCTCGACACCTTCGAGCCCAAGGCGATCGGGATCGACATCCTGTTCGATCAGCCGCAGGACGAGGATGAGGAGCTGATCGCGGCGCTGCGCAGCATGAAGACTCCGGTCGCGGTCGCCTATGCCGCCAAGGCGACCAACCCGGACGATATCGAATACGAACAGCAGCAGTTTCTCGAAGCCTTCATGGCGCGGCTCGAGGGCAGCAATGCCCAGCCTGCCAGCATCCGGCTCGACAACACCTTCGGCGCGACCCGGCTGTGGCCCGATATCCGCCCCGGCCTGCCGCCCCTGCTCGGGCGGGTGATGCTGGCCGAAGCCGGTGAACCCGCCAAGGCCTTTGCCGGTTACGAAGGCGCGATCGATTACCGCCGCGCCAAGTATCAAGATTCGGTGCTGTTTCCCCCGGCCCAGATCGACCTCTTCGTCGATCCCGATCCCGAGATTCTCCCGTTCCTCAAGGAGCAATATGCCGGCAAGTATATCCTGATCGGCGGCGATATTGTCGATTATGACCGGGTCGAGACGACCTTCACTTCGATCAATGGCGAAGTTCCGGCGGGAATCGCGGTCCATGCCGAAATCATCGCCCAGATGCTGGACAACCGCCTCTTGAGGCCGATCGAGACATGGGTGCTGTGGGCGATGGCGGCGCTGGTGGTTGTGATCGCGGTTCTGACCGCACTGCTCGAATGGCCCGCACGGCGGCTGGCGCTGTTTGGCGTTGCGCAGCTGGTGCTGTTTCAGGGCACGCCGTTTCTGTTGCAGTTCCAGAATGTCGACACCTATGGCCTGCCGGTGGTCGGCTGGCTGATCGGGTGGATCATCGTCTTCACCGCCGTCACCACCACGGCGCGCGCATCGGGCGCGGTGCAGCGCAATTTCGCCACTGGGGCGCTGGGCAAGTATATCCCGCGCGACATTGCCCAGGCGATCATCGAAAAGCCCGAGCTGCTGAGCCTTGGCGGCGAGAAGCGCACGATCTTCGTGTTGTTCAGCGACCTGGAAGGCTTCACCAAGATGAGCCACGCGATCGCGCCGGAAATGGTGGCAAAGCTGCTCAACCGCTATCTTGATGTGCTTAGCCAGGTGGTGCTCGATCATGGCGGGGTGATCGACAAGTTCGTGGGCGATGCCGTGGTCGCCTTCTGGGGTGCGCCGATCAGTCGCCCCGACGACGGGATGCGCGCGGCGCGGGCGGGTTACGCCATGTGGCAGGCGGGCGAGGCCTTCCGCGCCGAGGTCGCCGCGATGGACCCGGATCTGCCGCCGATCGGCAAGACCCGCGTGGGCCTGCATTATGGCGAGGCGGTGATCGGCAATTTCGGGGGTGCCAATCGCATCCAGTACACCGCGCTGGGGGATTCGATGAACACCGCCGCGCGGCTTGAAGCGGCCAACAAGGCACTCGATTCGGCGGTGATGGCGAGCCGCGAATTCGCCGAGGCCTCGGGGCTTGATTGGTGGCGGCCAATGGGGCGGGTGGTGCTGCGCGGGCGCGCGCGGCCGGTTGAACTGTTCGAGCCCGCACCCGAATTTCCCGCGCAAGATCGCGCCGCTCTGGTAGAGGCGAGTGTGCTGTCCGTCACCGACCGCGCCGCCGCAGTGCGGCTAGTGGAGGGGGTGGCTGCGCGCCATCCCGAGGATTCAGCGTTGCGCAATCTCGCGCGGCGCATTGCAGATGGCGACGAGGGAGGAACCTATGTTCTCGGATAGACTGAAGCGCAATTTCGCCGCACTCGCGCTTGCCGGGGCCGCCTTGGCTTTGCCGGTGGCGGCGATGGCCGGGGTGGTGGTCAAGTCCACCGGCCCCTCTTCGACCAAGTATCCGGTCGGCACCAAGATCGACGACAACGCCTCGATCACCCTGAAGGCGGGCGATGTGGTCACCGTGCTGACCGCGCAAGGGACGCGCGTTATCAAGGGCGCAGGCACCTTCCGCGTGGGCGATCGCCCGCAGGTTGCCGCTGACCGTTTCGCCTCGCTCACCCGCAAGCGCGCCGCCACCCGCGTGCGCACCGGGGCGGTGCGCGACGTGACCGACGGCATCCCGACCAACCCCAACCTCTGGTATGTCGATGTCACCCGTTCGGGCACGATCTGCCTCTATGATCTGGCCACCGTCCGCTTGTGGCGTCCGGCGACCGGGATCAGCACCTACCGGATGTTCAACCGCGAAAACGGCGCTTCGGTGGATGTCACCTTCGACGATACCGTAACCGTCGCCGCGCTCGATCCGGCGCGCCTGCCGATCGTCGAGGGTGTGCCCTATAACATTACCGGGCCGGACAATGCCTCCAGCGCGCAAGTCAATTTCGTGCTGCTGGCCGATGACTACGAAACGCCCGATGCCCTGGCCGAAGCGCTGATCGCCAAGGGCTGTTCGGTGCAGCTCGAATCGCTTGCCGCCAGCCTCGAGGAATCCGCTCCTGCCGAAGAGGTTGCGCCCTGAACAAGCGTGCATGATGTCGATTGCCTGTTGCATCGCGCCCCCAAGCTTGGGACAAGGGCGTGGGTCAGCCAGACGGGGGAATCGGCAGACGGGGAACGAAACCTGACGCAGGGTTACAAGCATCGCGCGGGGGCGCGGTGCTAGCCTGTCAGGGATTGCAGCGGTACCGGAGCCGCTCTCACGTCAGGCGATCATCTCGGGGGGGATGGGATGAGGCGAATTTGGTCAGGCAGGATCACACGGGTCGCACAGCGGCCCGGCGCACTGCGTGTGCTGGCGGTGATTGCTCTGGCGCTGGTCTATCCCGCATCGATCGCGATCGGTAACGGCACCTTCGAAGGGGTGGCGACCTGCGCCGGTTCGACCTGCCACGGCCGCGCGGAAGGCAATGGTGCGGTTGTTCGTCAGGACGAGATCGCCACCTGGCAGGAACCCTCTTCGCCCAGCGGCGCGCACAGCCGCGCCTATGCCGTGCTCGGCGGGCGGCGCGGCCAGCAGATCGCGGCGAGCCTCGGGCTTGGCAACGCGCAATCCGCGCCCGCCTGCCTCGGCTGCCATGCCACCAACGCGCCCGCCGGCGCCCGCGGCCCCAAGTTTACCCTCACCGACGGCGTCGGCTGCGAAAGCTGCCACGGTGCGTCGGGCGGGACATGGCTGGCGGAGCACTATGCGCTGCCCGCCACGCACGCCTCCAACGTGGCAGCGGGGCTCACCCCGCTCGACAATCCCAAGGTGCGCGCCGGGGTGTGCCTTGATTGCCATTATGGCTCGGCCAAGCCCGGCCAGTTCGTCACCCATGCGATGATGGCCGCCGGGCACCCGCGCGTGTCGTTCGAGCTCGACCTGTTCTCCTCGCTCCAGCAGCACCACCAGATCGACGGCGATTACACCGCAAGGAAGAGCGTGCCCGATGGCGTGCGGCTGTGGGCGGTCGGGCAGGCCGAAGCGGTGCGGCGGTCGACCAGCCTGTTTGCCCAGCCCAAACTGGCCTATGAAGGCGCGTTCCCGCAGTTCTACTTCCTCGATTGCCATTCGTGCCACCGCACCATCACCGATGGCCCGCAGCGCAAGCTGACCTTCGAGACCAATCCGGCGCGGCCCATCCCCTTCGGCAACCCGCCCTTCAATGACGAAAACATGATCATGCTCCAGGCGGTCGCAGGGGCACTGGTGCCGGGCGAGGCGGCCGCTTTCCAGACCGCCGCGCGCGACTTCCACAAGGCGTTTGGCGCTGGCCCGGCCGAGGCCCGCGGCGCCGCCCAGACGCTTTCCTCGCGCGCGGGCGCCTTGTCCGATGCGCTGTCGGCGCGCGGCTTTGGCAGCGGCGATGCCTTCAAGGTGATCGCGATCATCGCGGGCGAGGCCACGAGCCAGCGCTTCACCGACTATGCCGGATCGGTGCAGGCGGTGATGGCGATCGACACCTTGCTCAACGCTCTCGTCAAGGAGGGCCGGGTGACGCAGGGCGCGGCAGCCGGGATCAGGGGCGACATCGCCCGCGCTTACAAGGCGGTTGAAGAGCCCAACGCCTACCGCCCGGCCGACTTCCGCGCCGCGCTCAAATCCGCCGCGGGCGCGATCGGCAGGCTGCAATAGAGATGCGCGTCGGGGGGATCAGAACCGGCTGGATTGCAGCAAGCGCGCTGGTGCTCGCCTCGTGCGGGGGCGGGGGGAGCAGTTCGGGCGGCGGCGGCACTGGCGGCGGCGGGCCAACGCCCACGCCCACGCCGCCCCCGTCAGGGCAGGTCTTCAGCGTGCCGGCTGCCGAGAGCCTCTCCTCCGCGCAGGTCGGCACGATCATCGCGCAAGCCGCCGCCGAAGCGCGTGCACGGGGCGCCGCTGCCACCATTGCCGTGACCGACCGAGTGGGCAACGTGCTGGCGGTCTTTGCCATGCCCGGCGCTGCGGGCACCGCGCGGATTTCCGACGCGCCCAATGGCCAGAACATCGATGTGCAGGGGCTCGTCATCCCCAGCGCCGGGGCGGCGATCGCCAAGGCGATTACCGGTGCCTATCTGTCGAGCGGCGGCAACGCCTTCTCCAGCCGCACGGCGAGCTTCATCGTGCAGGAGCACTTCCCGCCTGCACCGACAACTGCCGGGCTGGAGAGCGGCCCGCTGTTCGGGGTGCAGTTCAGCCAGCTGCCGTGCTCCGACCTTGCCGCGCGCGCGAGCGACGGGTTGATCGGCCCCAAGCGCTCGCCGCTCGGGCTGGCGGCTGATCCGGGCGGCTTCCCGCTCTACCGCAACGGCGTGGTCGTCGGCGGGATCGGGGTGATCGCCGACGGCGCCTATGGCTTCGACGCCAATGTTCTCGACCGCGACAATGACCTTGATGAAGCGATTGCGCTCGCGGGCACGGTCGGGTTCGAGGCACCGGAATCGATCCGCGCCAACCGCATCACGGCAGACGGCACTTCGCTGCGCTATACCGATGTCGAATACAGCCAGATCGGCAATGTCGCGGGCGCGACCTTTGCCGGCACGGCAGGCGCGCTGGTGCCGGTGACGGGCTATTACAGCGGGGCCGGCCTGCTGGCGGGCGTTGCCTACGGCACCGAGGCGTCGGGCGTGCGCGCCTCGACCTCGGCGGAATTCAGCAACCGCGATGCCTTCGTCCTTTCGAACGGCGCGGGCGTGAACCGCTTCCCCGTGCGCGGTGCGACCGATGCGGGCGCGGTGGCGAGCCCGCTGACTGCTGCCGAAGCGCGCACGATCCTCGAAGAAGCCTTCACCGTGATGAGCCGCGCGCGGGCGCAGATCCGCCAGCCGCTTGATAGCCGCGCGCAGGTGACGATCAGCCTCGTCGATACGCGCGGGGCCGTGCTGGGAATGGTGCGTTCGCCCGATGCGCCGATCTTCGGGATCGACGTCAGCTTGCAGAAGGCGCGCACCGCCAATTTCTTCTCCGCCCCCTTCGCCGCTGCCGAGCTTTCGGCAGCGGGCGGCGAGGTGCCGCAGTTCGTGACGCGGCTGCGCAATTTCCTCGGCGATCCTGCTGCGCTGACCGGGGCGACCGCTTTCTCTGACCGTGCCAATGGCAACCTGTCGCGGCCCTATTTCCCCGATGGCGAGCTGGGCACGGCCAACGGGCCGCTCTCGCGCCCGATTGCGCAGTTCAATCCTTTCTCGACCGGGCTGCAAAGTGCGCTGGTGCTCGGCAATCTCGCCCAGCATCTGGCCTTTGTCACCGGCCAGAGCGGGGCCGATACCCCGCGGGCCTGCACCAGCCTGCCGGGGGTGGCGGGCGGCAATCCGCGGCTGGCGAACGGGATCCAGATCTTCCCCGGATCGGTGCCGGTCTATCGCGGCAATACCTTGGTCGGCGCAATTGGCGTGTCGGGTGACGGGATCGACCAGGACGACATGATCAGCTTCCTCGGCGTGCATAACGGCGCGGTGCGGGCCGGGGGCGGCCTCGGCAATGCGCCTGCGGCGATGCGGGCTGATCGGATCGTGGTGCAGGTCGGCAGCCGTCAGGTGCGCCTGCGCTACGTCAACTGCCCCTTCGCGCCTTTCGTCGACACGGCGACCCAGAACGTGTGCGAGGGGCTGTAGATGGCCCTGCTGCCTTCCGCGCTGTTGCCTGCGCTGCTGCTGCTTCAGGCCGCGCCGCCGCCCGAGGTTGCGCAGCCGGCCACGCCGCCGCCGGGTGAAGCCCCTGCGACTGCGCCCGCGCCGCAGGACTGGGAGGTGGACACGCCCCCGGTCGATCCCGGTATCATCGAGGGCCGCGAACGCCCCGGCTACACCGCCCCGCTGCCCGAGCGGATCGAACAGAACAACCAAGGCGCGGTGCGCGCCCCGCCGCCGAGCGCCTTTCCGACCGATCAATTGCCGATCCCCGATCGCTGGCGGTTGATCGAGAGCCTTGGGCTGGTGAAGGAAAACCTGTTCGATCCCTATCACCAGAACACCTACAAGGGCGACCGCCCGATCGATCGCAAGAAGGTGCCCTGGCTGCCGATCAAGGGCGATGACTGGTTCTTCGTCGCCAACCTGATTTCGGATTCGGTCTACGAACCGCGCACCTTCCCGATCCCTGTCGGCGTGCAGACCACCGAAGACCCGGACCGCAACGACGTGTTCGGCAATGATTTCAGCCAGGTCTTCAGCCAGACCTTCATCGCCGGTTTCGCGCTGCTGAAGGGGATGACCACCTTCAAGCCGCCGACCATCGAATACCGCCTGACGCTGGCCTACAACGTCAACTATGTCGATGTGCCCGAACGGCGCGTGCTGTTTGTCGAGCCGTCGCGCCCCTCGCACCGGCTCGATCACTTCCTCGGGGTGCAGGAAGCCTTTGTGGATTACCACTTCGGCCAGTTCGACACCGACCGCTTCGACTTCATTTCGATCCGCGCCGGCATCCAGCCGTTCCAGTCGGATTTCCGCGGCTTCCTGTTCAACGACCAGCAACTGGGCGTGCGCCTGTTCGGATCGCGCGACAACAACCGCTTCCAGTTCAACCTCGGCGCCTTCTGGCGGCTGGAGAAGGACACCAATTCGGGCCTCAACTCCATCGTCAAGAGCCCGCGCGATGACTTCGTCTTCGTCGCCAATGCCTATCGGCAGGACTTCCTGATCCCGGCGCTGACCAGTCAGGTCACGGTCGTCTACAACCGCAACCGCGAGGCGAACGACATCGAGATCGACGACAACGGCTTCCCGGTGCGCCCGGCCTTGCTCGGCACGCTGAGGGGCCGAGATTACGACGCGGTCTACCTCGGCTACAACGCCGATGGCCGGATCGGGCGGGTCAACCTCACCGGCAGTTTCTATTGGGCGCTGGGCGAGGATCGCAACAGCTTCTTCACCGACCGCCCGGCCGATATCAACGCGCAGTTCGCCGCCATCGAAGCCAGCTATGATCGCGACTGGATGCGCTTCCGCCTGTCGGCCGCCTATGCCAGCGGGGACGAAGACCCCTATGACAACACCGAGGGCGGGTTCGATGCGATCTTCGAAAACCCGGTGTTTGCGGGCGCGGATACATCCTACTGGATCCGCCAGACGATCCCCTTTGCCGGCGGCGGGCGCGCGGTCAGCGTCAATGGCCGCAACGGCCTGCTCAATTCGCTGCGCTCCTCGAAGGAGCAGGGGCAGAGCAATTTCAACAATCCGGGGCTGATCCTTGCAGGGGTCGGCGCGGATTTCGATCTGACGCCGCAATTCCGCCTCTCGGCCAATGCCAATCACCTGTGGTTCGAGAACACGGCGACGCTGCAGGCGCTGCGCAACGAAGGCTCGATCCCCAAGGAGATCGGCTTTGACCTGTCCGCCTCGGCGATCTGGCGGCCCAAGGCCAACCAGAACCTCGTCTTCCGCCTCTCCGCCGCGACGCTGGTGGCAGGGGACGGGTTCAAGGATCTGTTCACTGCACGGGGCGGCGGCGGACAGGAATTCGTCTCGATCCTCGCCAACGTGGTGTTGACCTACTGATGCGCGCGCTGACCCAATCCTTCACCCGCCACATCGCGCTGCTGGCCGCGGCGCTGGTGCTGGCCATCGGCCTGTTCGCCGGATCGCCGCAGGCCTCGGACAAGGAAAAGCCGGTCAAGCGCGATTACACCGCGGTGTTTGCCCCCCCTGCGCCTGCCCGGCAATCGGTGGCGGAGATGGAAGCGAAGTCCGCCGGCTGCAACACCTGCCACGTCAAGACCGACGCGCCGACCATGCACGTCACCCCCGCCGTGCGGCTGGGTTGCACCGATTGCCACGGTGGCAATGCCTCCATCGAGGGCAATTCCGAGCTGGCGCACGATCACCCCGATTACGTCGCCGCGCGCGACAAGGCGCACGTGCTGCCCAAGTATCCGAACAGCTGGCACTTCCCGTCATCGGCCAACCCGAAGCGGTCCTACGCGCTGCTCAACAAGGAAAGCCCTGAGTTCATCAAGTTCGTGAACCCGTCCGATTACCGCGTCGCGCGCGATGCCTGCGGGGCGTGCCACATCCAGGCGATCGAAGCGGCGGAACGCTCGATCATGGCGACCGGCGCGATGCTTTGGGGCGGGGCGAGCTACAACAACGGCATCCTGCCCTACAAGAACTACCTGCTGGGCGAGGCCTATACCCGCGACGGTCTGCCCGCCAAGCTGACCACGCCGGGCGCCGGGTCGGACGGCAAGCTTTCGCCCGAGCAGGTCGCGCGCGGGGTGCTCGCGGAGATGTATCCGCTGCCGACCTGGCACGTGATCCCGCCGGGCGATGTGTTCCGTGTGTTTGAACGCGGCGGGCGCACGATCAACTCGCAGTTCCCCGAAATCGGCCTGCCCAACCCGACGGGTTCGATTCAGCGCCTCGAGGAGCCGGGGCGGCCCGACCTCAAGCAATCGAACCGCGGCCCCGGCACCGGCCTGCGCGTGGCGATCCCGGCGCTCAACATCCACAAGACCCGCCTCAACGATCCCTTCACCTGGTTCATGGGCACCAACGACCAGCCGGGCGACTATCGCCACTCGGGCTGCGCCTCGTGCCACGTGGTCTACGCCAACGACCGCGAGCCGCGCCACTCGCTGGTCTATGCCCAGTTCGGCCGCGACGGACAGTCGATGACGGTCGACCCGACGATTGCGGGCAAGGTCGAACACGCCGAGGATGGGCACGGCGAGAAGACCAGCGGCCACGGGGCGGTCAAGCAGCCGGGCGATCACGACGCGCACGACGACCACGGCGACAAGCCAAAGGGCGCCGACGATGCCCTGCTGACCGCCAGCGGCGAGGTGAAGGAGAAGGGCCACCCGCTTGGCCACGTCTTCACCCGCGC
This window contains:
- a CDS encoding heme-binding protein, which encodes MRVGGIRTGWIAASALVLASCGGGGSSSGGGGTGGGGPTPTPTPPPSGQVFSVPAAESLSSAQVGTIIAQAAAEARARGAAATIAVTDRVGNVLAVFAMPGAAGTARISDAPNGQNIDVQGLVIPSAGAAIAKAITGAYLSSGGNAFSSRTASFIVQEHFPPAPTTAGLESGPLFGVQFSQLPCSDLAARASDGLIGPKRSPLGLAADPGGFPLYRNGVVVGGIGVIADGAYGFDANVLDRDNDLDEAIALAGTVGFEAPESIRANRITADGTSLRYTDVEYSQIGNVAGATFAGTAGALVPVTGYYSGAGLLAGVAYGTEASGVRASTSAEFSNRDAFVLSNGAGVNRFPVRGATDAGAVASPLTAAEARTILEEAFTVMSRARAQIRQPLDSRAQVTISLVDTRGAVLGMVRSPDAPIFGIDVSLQKARTANFFSAPFAAAELSAAGGEVPQFVTRLRNFLGDPAALTGATAFSDRANGNLSRPYFPDGELGTANGPLSRPIAQFNPFSTGLQSALVLGNLAQHLAFVTGQSGADTPRACTSLPGVAGGNPRLANGIQIFPGSVPVYRGNTLVGAIGVSGDGIDQDDMISFLGVHNGAVRAGGGLGNAPAAMRADRIVVQVGSRQVRLRYVNCPFAPFVDTATQNVCEGL